TACTTGCTTGCACGCTGCTTGTAGGCGAAGAGGGGCTGACCTCTAATGGCGGGCATTTCCGCATAGGGATCGATATGGACTCTAGGCTATTGCGAGACTTTATCATTAAGGGCAAGGGCGAGCCTATCGCCGCACTGCCAAATGCTAAAGACCTAAGCTACAAAACCACGCCAATCCCTAGCTTTGACAAATTGCTAGCGATGAGCAAAGATATGCACTCACTTTTGCCACACTTTGGGCTAATTGGCTGGGACTTTACTATCGATAGCAATGCCAATCCACTCTTTATAGAAATCAACCCTGATGTCCCAAGCTGCGAGATCCCCGAGCAGACAAACTCCCCACTTTTCAAAGATCATTTACATATCATCAAACGCGCCGCCACACACGCCCAATAGCCCTACTACAAGGATTTCCAATGATTACCCTAACCCCTGATGACCTCTCCCTAGCCAAATCCCTAGCCCAGCTCAAAGCCGCTTCTGGCTCACATAGCCCAAGTATCGCTACTTTGAGAGAGACGCTCCCTGCCCTAAAGATCAAAATTGATGCGTGCTTTTTGTCCAATCCTTATGCGACTGATCTCTTTATGCAAGAGCTAGAATCTAAGCTTATCGCTCAAGGTGGCTTGCGCGATGCCCTAGAGTTCTACCCTAGTCAAAACGCAGCCATAGCCCAAAAGCTAGCAAAGTATCTACATATAGATTCTAGCCATATATTCATCGGTAATGGCGCGATAGAAGTGATCCAAGCAGTGCTACACAACTTCGTGCAAACAAACCTAGTCGTGCCAATCCCTACTTTTTCATCGTATTATGAATTTGTGCGAGATGGCGTAGAAGTGCTACTCTACAAGCTTCCTAAAGAGCAGAACTACGCCCTAGATATAGAAGCCTACACCAAGTTTATCCAAGACCACAATGCCAAAAACGCCCTACTCATCAACCCAAACAACCCAGATGGCGGCTATATCCCATATAACACCTTGCGCGAGTGTCTAGCCAAGCTCGCACACCTTGATACCATTATCATTGATGAGAGCTTTTTACATTTTGCCTATGAAGATAGCAGCCTAGAGCAAATTAGCTACACCAAGCTTGCACAGGAGTTTCGCAATGTCGTGCTTATCAAAAGTATGTCTAAAGACTTTGGCGTAGCGGGCTTGCGCGCAGGCTATGGGGTGATGGCGAAAAATCGCGTGGAAGCTTTACTACACAATGGCTACTTATGGAATGTCAATGGCTTGAGTGAGTTTTTCTTCAGTCTATTTGGTGATGATGAGTTTGTGCAAAAATACGAGCGCGTGCGTAAATCCTACATCACCCAAACGCAAGAGTTTTTCAAATCTTTAGCCCAGATAAACGCGCTAAAGATTTATCCCAGCAAGGCAAACTTCGCGCTAGTTGAGCTGCTAGGTGGCACAAAGGCGCAGGATTTGTGTATAAAGCTTCTTAGCAGCTATGGGATCTATACGCGCTCTTGTAGCGATAAAATCGGCTTAGAAGGAGAGTTTTTGCGCATAGCTAGCCGCAGTGAGCAGGAAAATGCGCAGATTTTACAAAGCTTGCAAGAGATTTTTACAGGGGATTTTTAAGGGAGATTTTCAAAGTGCTAAAGGGGTGCAATGAGACAGATTCTAGCGATTTTTGACTTTTGTGAAACAATCGTAGATAGACAGAGTATCCCGCCCTTTTTGGAGCTAGCGCGCAAGGCAAATAGCGCGTATAGATCGCCAAACTCGTATAAACAAAGGCTGTTGCGCAAGGGAGCTAGGCTTATATACACCGCAATTCCTAGAATCCTTGAAGAAGAAAAAGAAGTCTCCCACTTGTCGTTGCGAATGAGCGAAGCGAGTGCGGCGATCCACAAAGGCGCGAAAGCGGAATCTAGTGCGAAAATGGATTGCCACGCCTTGCCTAGCGGCAAGACTCGCAATGACAAAAAGCACGCACTAGTAAAAGTAGATTCTAGCCCAAACGATTCTAAGATTTGCGGTGGGGCTTTGCGTGTTTTGGGGCAATTTGGGGGTGGGAGTTACCTAAGCGGTAATGACTACCCACAAATTGCTCCAATCGCGTCAAATTGCTCACCCAAAGCTGAATCGCTCCAAGCCAAGCTCGCAAGGATTTTAACGCCCCCTACTTATCCAGAGCTAGCTGGGCTGCCTCTATCAACCGCCCTATCCCTAGCCCACTCCTACGCCCTAAGCCTACGCACTCATATCAATCAAAAAGTCCTAGATAGGCTGCTGTGGCACAAGGCGCAGGGGCATACCATAGTCGTGGTATCTGGAGGGCTTGGCATTTATATCCGCCCTTTTATGCAGCAATTTGGCATAGATACAATCCTAGCCGTCGAGCTAGAATCCACTTTTGATAAACAAGGGCAAGAGATCCTAAGCGG
This genomic window from Helicobacter canis contains:
- a CDS encoding HAD-IB family hydrolase, with the protein product MRQILAIFDFCETIVDRQSIPPFLELARKANSAYRSPNSYKQRLLRKGARLIYTAIPRILEEEKEVSHLSLRMSEASAAIHKGAKAESSAKMDCHALPSGKTRNDKKHALVKVDSSPNDSKICGGALRVLGQFGGGSYLSGNDYPQIAPIASNCSPKAESLQAKLARILTPPTYPELAGLPLSTALSLAHSYALSLRTHINQKVLDRLLWHKAQGHTIVVVSGGLGIYIRPFMQQFGIDTILAVELESTFDKQGQEILSGNRSGLHTMQERKLYALDDRLDLAQYDLPNSYAYSDCPSDVPLLSLVGKPCVVQGSQETRWARILGYPILVP
- a CDS encoding histidinol-phosphate transaminase; amino-acid sequence: MITLTPDDLSLAKSLAQLKAASGSHSPSIATLRETLPALKIKIDACFLSNPYATDLFMQELESKLIAQGGLRDALEFYPSQNAAIAQKLAKYLHIDSSHIFIGNGAIEVIQAVLHNFVQTNLVVPIPTFSSYYEFVRDGVEVLLYKLPKEQNYALDIEAYTKFIQDHNAKNALLINPNNPDGGYIPYNTLRECLAKLAHLDTIIIDESFLHFAYEDSSLEQISYTKLAQEFRNVVLIKSMSKDFGVAGLRAGYGVMAKNRVEALLHNGYLWNVNGLSEFFFSLFGDDEFVQKYERVRKSYITQTQEFFKSLAQINALKIYPSKANFALVELLGGTKAQDLCIKLLSSYGIYTRSCSDKIGLEGEFLRIASRSEQENAQILQSLQEIFTGDF